A segment of the Aureliella helgolandensis genome:
TCCGGCCCGACCTCAACACAATCCGGTCGGATCTCAAGGCTCCCGAGTCCCACAACCTTCCACAATTGTCAGCCGGGGCGTCTGGGGTAGAAAACTCTCCTTCACCCCAGTCGGCCAGGTCACCACCACCCGCCGCGGATCGGCATCGCCCGTCCCAAAATACAGGCGCTGACCGTAGCTGGATTCGTAGCCCCGACCGGCGCAAACAACCTGTACCTGCTTGCGGTTCAGCGAATCTTCGAGCTCAACAAAGCTCCCCAAGGCATCCCGGTTACTATGCGTCCCCACCAACTCCAGCGAAAGGTGCTTGTGCGTCCCCCCAGATGTATTCCTCATCAAGGTGGGATGCGAATTGAAGTTTGTAATCACTCCATCGACGGCGCCATCGTTGTCGAGGTCATCAAATCCAGCCCCACGGCTGCTGTCCACTACCGCTAGAGCCGAACCCGCGCTGCCAGACACGTTCACAAACCTTCCCCGACCATCATTGGCCAGCAAGTAATTGGCAACTTTCATGGTGGTGCGGTCGTCGATGTATTCGATATTGTCCAGAAAATGACCACACGCAATCATCACATCCCGATCACCATCATTGTCGAAGTCGACCGCCCCAATCCCCCAGCTCACATGCGCGATTAACTCAGTACTCCACTGCGCAACGTTGGTCGCATCGCTGTAAAACCCTTCCCCTAACGACTGGTAGTAGACCGGCATTTCATCCTGGTACGTCGTCGTAAGGACGTCGAGCTCTCCATCACCATCGAGATCCGCGTAATCGAGTCCCATGTTTCCATTGGCCTTGCCATGGCGATCGAAAGCCAATCCCCACAGAATGCCCTGCTCCTCCAACCGGCCGGTACCATCGTTGGCCAACAAATAGTTTCCCCGCTGATCATTGGCGACGAGCACATCACAATCACCATCCCGATCGAAATCCGCTGCCATGACCCCCATTCCAGGAGCTCGCAAATCACCGACACCCGCCCATTGCGTTACATCCGAGAAGGTTCCATCTCCGTTGTTCGCAAAGACGTAGTCCTTGGCAGCTGGAAAGTCGTTGGGGCCCACATGGAAAACCTTACCCGCGATGGTGCGAGTCCGATGGTGCTTGAAATCGAAGTCGACGTAGGAAGCGCAGTAAAGGTCGAGATCCCCGTCTCCCTCCATATCGTAGAAAGCATTCCCTGCCCCAAAACGCATTCCGCAGGCCAAGCCAACCGCATTCGTCGACTCCACAAACGTCCCATCGCCCTGATTGATGTAGAACACGTTCTCACCGTAGTTGCTTACGAGCAGATCGGTATCTCCATCCTGGTCATAGTCGCTGGCCACCACTCCCATTGCGTACCCAACATCACCGACCCCCGCCGATTCGGTGACATCGGTAAAGGTCCAGTCTCCGTTATTGCGGTAGAGCCTGTTTTTCGGCGGCTCCACCAACTCCGTTCCGGGAAGTGCCGCTCCGTTGACCAGATAGACATCGATCCAACCATCATCATCGAAATCAAACAGGGCCAACGCCCCAACAACGGATTCGACGATGTACCGCCGCCCGCTTCCGCCGTCGGTATGCAGGAAGTCCAGGCCACTTTCCACCGCGGGCACCACGTCCAGCCTGCCACTCCAAACCGGCTGTGCAGACACTTTAGACAGTCCCGACAGCAGTAGAAGCCCTCCCAAGAACAGCCACCGCCTCGCGCATAAACCACAGTTCATATCACCCCTTCGGCATGGCCACCCAGCGGTAGCCCTGCATTCGAGCCTCGTCCAAATAGCGACTGCAGACAACAATAAAAGATTACGGGAAACCCACTTCTCATATTAGCATGCCGTCATCTTTAGGGGTATGATAGTTACCGCGGGCAGAAGCTAAGACTTCCTAAACACCCTAAGCAGCTTAACGCCCCTGGTTGCTGTCTCCACCTTCAAAATGGGTCAAGGCACCTGTGAAACCGAAACAATTCTGGCTTGCCTGCGCTACAGCGGTCTTGGTTGGAGTCGCATGCCTCGCTTTCATCCGCCCCACTTCACCGCAGGCAGAGCGCGATGGAGCACAACGGCAAGCCCCGCCTTCCGGAGCAGCCCCTTCTGCCGCCTCCCCCCGGCCCGCTTTCACCCTCCCGGAACGCCCGGCAGGCTTGCAAGCCAACCGCCCCCTGCAACAACAGTGCGAGGACTCTTCAAAAGCTTCAATTGCAAGCTTGCACAACCTGACGTTTGATCTCGCAGAGGGCACCGTTGGCCATCTCCCCAACAGCCCCGCAGCATTCAGCCTGCTGGGCCGCCTGCACCTCCGCAGCGGCAGCTCTACAAACGCCCGCCTGTTGTGGGAGCAGGCCATGGCTGTCGCCCCCAAATCGCCGGAACCACACATCGATTTTGGGTTCCTCGAACTCAAGCTTGGCCACGCGGAAGAAGCCGAAGCCCACTTTCGCCGCGCCGCTGAGCTGGATCCCCACTCGCTGGATGCGCTGGACGGATTGACCGAAGCTCTTCTCCTTCAAGCCAAATATGCGGAGGCTCGCGATCCACTGAAGACGCTGGTGCAGCGCTCCCCCGAAGCCTACGCCGCTTGGTGCCGACTGGGCGAGGTCCAATTGAAACTGCAAGAGGCGACGCTGGCTAAAGACAGTTTTGACCGCGCGCTGAAAATCCGCGGCAAGGGGCGAGAGGCCCTGCACGGGCTAATCAAGACGACCGCGCAGCTCGACGACCGCGCGCGGTCCGAGGAACTCATTGAAGTCCTATCGGAGCTGGATGCCACCGAGTCGCAAAACTCCATCGATCGAGACGAAATCGATCACGAGAGAGCAGCGTATCTACTGCAAACCACGGCTCAATCGCTGAGCGAATTGCTATACCAGCAGAGGCAGCCCTCCGCCTCCGTTCAGATCCTCGAACTCGCCTACGACGCACTCCCTTCCGCCCCCCTTCGCGGTCTTCTAACGGCAGCCTACTTACGCCAAGGTCAGACGGATCAAGCCATTGGACTCCTGGAAAACGAATGCGAAGACAGGCCCGACGAATCAAGCCTATGGAGTGAGCTAGCGTTGCTCTACATGCAAACCCGCCGCCTCGACGAAGCAGAAGCGGCACTTCGACAGTACATCCGCCTCACTCCTGAAAGTGGTGAGGCCTACGCGCTGTTGGCGCAAACTCAACTTCCTGCCGGACGGTCCCCACAAGCTGCCGTCGAGAGTGCGCAGCGCGCCGTCGAACTCTCTCCAATCGCCGGGCACCATTACATCCTAGGAACCGCCCTCTACCATGCTGGCAGGCTGACTGAATCAAAGCTGGAGTTAACCCGGGCGGTCGAGCTAGCCCCTACCAATCAAGAATTCCGCCGCGCTCTCAGCAGTATCGAGTAACCCCGCAAATGGCACGTCGCCCCCAGCTTGTCGCCCCACTCCACCACCTCCGCAAGCAACTCCCTCTAGCAATCTTGTTAACGAGCTGGGCTGTTGCATGCCCCCTGGGGTGCAGTCGATCGCGTCCTGCGGCCCCTAGCGCGGAGGCTGCCAAACAGGCTCCGCTCCAGGACGCGCCGGCCAGCGAGCCACCACCATCCACCCTGCCAGGCGAAAGTGCGGCTCCTCTGATCGCATTGACCGACGCGAGTGAGTCTTCTCAACTGCGGTTCCAGCACAAGTACCAGAGTGGCAACAGCCGCTTCCTTGCAGAAGCAGTCACCGGAGCGTTAGCCAGTTTCGATTTCGACGGTGATGGGCTGCTCGACATCTATTTCCTCAATGGAGGCACACTCCCCCGCGGTACCGGCGAATCCTACTCGGCAGCCCTGTACCAAAACCTGGGAGATTTCCGCTTCCGCGAAGCAAGCATTCAGTCGCATGCCGGTGATCGCGGCTACGGCATGGGGATCGCTGTCGCCGACTACAACGCCGATGGCCTGCCAGACATGTTCATCAACAACTTTGGCTCCAATGCGCTCTACCGAAACAATGGTGACGGTACGTTCACGGAAGTGAGCCAGTCAGCCGGGCTGGCTGGTGGTGACCGCCTAGGCGCCGGAGCTTGCTTTCTGGATGCTGATCGCGATGGGCTGCTCGACCTGTACGTAGCCAACTACGTCAAGGATTCGATTGCGAACAACCCGCAACACACCACCGAAGGCCTGCCCAGCTACCCTGGTCCACTCGACTTCCAGCCCGATCATGATCAGTTCTATCACAATGTGGGAGATGGTCGCTTCGTCGAACAGAGTCAAACGGCTGGGGTCGCAGGCCTCGCCACCGCATCCATGGGAGTCCTGGCCTCCGACTTCAATGACGACGGCGCCCCCGACATCTTTGTCGGCAATGACGTAGAGCGCAATCTACTCCTGCAAAACGATGGCACGGGCAAATTCTGGGACGCCGGCATCCAAGCCGGAGTCGCCTTCTCGTTAGGCGCGCGTCGCAATGGGAACATGGGGGTAGACTGCGGAGACTACAACGGTGATGGACGGCTCGACTTGATCGCGACGACCTTCAGCAACGACACGCCCGTCCTGTATCGCAACCAGGGCCATGGAAGCTACGCGGACGAGACTCGACTAGCACGCGCTGGTATCGAACTACTGCCCCACGCCAATTGGGGCGTCGCGTTTGTCGACATTGACAATGATAGCGACGAGGACTTGGTGATCGCCAATGGGCACACCGATCCCAATGTCGGGCGGTGGGCATTCAACACTTCCTGGAAAGTGGCCAACACCTTGCTGCTAAACGACGGCGAGGGCCGCTACCAGGATATCTCCAGCAGTTGTGGAGACGGCCTGCAGCCCGTTGAAAGCAGTAGAGGACTTGTGGCAGAAGACTTTGACAACGACGGTGACCTTGACCTAGTGGTGCTCAATGCACTCACCACGCCAACCGCAATTCGCAACGATAGCGACCTGCATAGCAACTGGCTGCAACTCCAACTTATCGGGAATGCCCTAGGCTGTCGGGATGCGACCGGCGCCCGCGTCGAGCTCCAAACGGATACCCGACAACTGGTCAAAGAGGTGCACAGTGGACGCGGTTACCAAAGCAGCTTTGGTCAACGCCTGCACTTTGGAGTGGCCGATACGCAAGTCATCCCGCACATCACCATCCGCTGGCCGAGTGGACAAGTGCAGAAATTGAAGCAAGTTGCCGTCAACCAGCAGCTGGTCATCCAGCAACCTCACAATGCTAGCGAATAGCGCCTTTCCGAAAGATTCGCACTCAAAAGACATGGTCCACTAGCACTATGGGCCACAATCAATTATTTATTGGGGAGCTCCCGACGCGGGGCATCTGCAAACACCCCCCTCAGCCAGAGAGAGCCCGTGTCGGGCCAGGCCAGGAGGAGCGCAGTCGCCTCTCCACTCGAACCACATCAAAATCGATCACTCCCCCAGCACAGCGAAGGCTTGCCAATGTCCACCGGCCCAGTTACCTCGGGAAACACAGCCACCTCGAGAAAACGCGTAGCAATCACCGGCTTAGGCATTGTCAGCCCACTTGGTTCCAACCTGGACGAATTGTGGGGCAATCTGAACGCTGGCAAATCTGGCATCGCCCCGCTGCAAAACATCCCGACCAGCGCCCTGCCCTTCCATTCAGGGGCGGAGGTTAAAGATTTCACTGGAAAAATTGAGGATTACGGCCCCCTCGACAAGCCGCTCCAACGAGCGATCAAGAAAAACGGCAAGGTCATGTGCCGCGAAATCGAGATGGGCGTGGCCGCCGCTCAGAAAGCGATCACCCACAGCGGACTTGGCCCCGATCGCGATCCCGATCGATTCGGCTGTCTCTTCGGCTGCGATTACATCCTCACCCTTCCTGAAGAATTCGCCGACGGGATCCGCAACTGCCGCGAAAATGCTGGGGGAGTTTTTCGCACAGACGACTGGCCAACTTACGGACTCCCCAAAGTTGGCCCCCTATGGCTGCTAAAATATCTCCCCAACATGCCGAACAGCCACATTTCGATCTACAACGACTTTCGCGGCCCCAACAATTCGTTGACGGTGCGAGAAGCGAGCATGAACCTCTCCATCGCGGAGGCTACCTCGATCATCCAGCGTGGTGCGGCGGAAGCGATCGTCGTAGGTGCTACCGGCACGCGACTCCACCCGCTGCGAACGACCCACATCACCTTGGCCGAGAAACTAGCCAGCGAACAAGAGGATCCGACCCGCATGTCTCGCCCCTTCGATGCCACCTGCGACGGCATGGTGGCCGGTGAAGGTGCTGGAGCTGTCCTGCTCGAGTCCTGGGAGCACGCGGAAGCGCGCGGTGCCAAAATCTGGGGCGAAATCATTGGCCAAGGAGCTTCCATGGTTGGACCTAGCCGACCGCCTGCTCGTGATTTCTATCGCCTGGCCGTTGCCGCCTCACTGCGCGCGGCCCTGCGCAGCGCGGGAGACCGACTACCGCAGCACTGGCACTTGCACGCCCACGGCTTGAGCTCTCCGGAACAAGATCAATCAGAATCGCTGGCCATCGGGGAAGTGCTGAAACCGCACGGGGCCATCCCCGTCACTGCGGCCAAGAGCTACTTCGGCAACCTGGGTGCAGGCAGCGGAGCCGTGGAATTCATCTCCAGCCTGCTGGCGCTCGAACACGGTACCCTGTTCCCCATTCGCAACCTCAACACGCGACTCCCACAACTCGACTGGACACCGGCCGAGCTGGGGCAAGACGCTGGGCAGGGCTTCATCCACTCGAGTTTTACGCTCCAGGGACAAGCGGCCAGCATCGCGGTCCGCGCCGCGTAGCCCCCCCTTCCTGCAGCTCCAAACCGTGCGAACTGGGCCGAAAGTGGCAACTGGGCCGAACGGGCAACTCGCCCGCGAGCAGACCGCAACCCACTCGCGCCCCCTCCCGCTGCCCACCAGGCCCCTAGCGGCTACCACACATCCATTAACCGCCCCCTAGAGACCCCCGAATGCCGCTAGCCGAATCTCAGCCATTCTGGCGGGGCAAGTCTTGAGTGCGTGCCGTCGGTCGAGAGGCAACTTTATTGGCACCGCAGGCGATGCAAGGCTGCCAAACAGTGCTAGCTATTGCCCTCTTCCACCGCCAATTTGGGCAGATTTAACGTGAGAATAACACTCCTCCAGTCAACCTCGCGTTGACATTCTCGGTTTGCAAAAGTAGTATTGGCCGGCTACTGATTGAACTTACTTCCACTGCGGTAGGTTTTGTCGGCCGATTCCGCCGAGGCAGATGGCAAACAGGCACGATTGGTGTTGTTTTGCTAAATGCACAATCGCTACGCTGGCGCTCCGTCCAGAATTGAGCCCTGTCGGTCTTGGGACATCCGGCCGCAGGCCCTCCGCGCGAAATTTTGCGCCGCCACAAAGCTAGCAAGCATGAATCCTACGGAACTACTGAGACTTGTCGACTCGCTCCACCGCGACAAGAACATCGACAGCGAACTCGTGTTTTCGGCGATCGAGTCTGCACTGGCCACCGCTGTTCGCAAGCAACGCGGTGAAGAAATCGAGATCAGTGTCGAGATCGACCGCAGTACCGGGAATATCTCCGCCGTTTGCGATGGCGAAGAATTGGACCAAGCTGAGATTGGCCGGATTGGCGCCCAAACTGCCAAGCAAGTTATTATCCAAAAGATCAAAGAGGCCGAACGCGATTCCCTCCTCGATGAGTTCCACGACCAGGTCGGGCAACTCGTAACCGGGACAGTCCAACGCAGCGAGCGTGGGATCACCACGGTTCAACTCGGCAATATGGAAGCGATCCTGCCGCGTGGCGAGCAAATCGCCGGAGAATCGTATCACAATGGCGACCGAATTCGCGCCGTGGTCTACGAGGTCAAGGCGGCAGGCAACCGAGTTAAAGTCATCCTAAGCCGCACCAAGCCACAGTTGGTCCAACGGCTGTTTGAGCAAGAAATACCCGAAATTGCTGAGGGCGTGATCGAAATCAATGCGATCAGCCGAGAGCCCGGTCATCGCAGCAAGGTGGCGGTGAGCAGTTCCGACCAGCGTGTCGATTGCGTCGGTGCCTGCGTTGGCGTGCGAGGCAATCGCATCAAGAACATTACCAGCGAACTGGCTGGGGAACGAATTGATATCGTCCGCTGGAGTGATGACCCGATGGTTCTCATCCCCAGCTCGCTCCAGCCTGCTGAAGCAGAGCAGGTTTTGCTGTGCGATATGATCGGCCGAGCAATCGTGCTGGTCAAAGACGATCAATTATCCCAAGCTATCGGGAAATATGGTCAAAATGTCCGGCTAGCCAGTAAGCTGGTGGGCTGGGATATCGAGATCATGACGGCTGGCGAGTTGGAAGAGCAGATTGACCGAGCAATCACCGCATTCATGGAACTGACCGGAATGACCGATGATTTAGCTCAAAGACTAGTGGAACAAGGCTACTTGTCGTACGATGACCTTTCGGTCATTGAACCAGATGCCTTGATGGAAATGGGCGGTCTAACCGCCGAGCAGGTGGACGAGATCGTCGAGCAGGCCGAAGAGCGTGCTGAGGAAGCCGAACGCGTCGCCGCTGAACAGAAAAAGCTCAAGAAGGCCCAGGCATTTGCCGATCAAGCGGCCCAGAACCAAGCACCCGTCGCCCAGCCCGCTGCAACTGAATCCGCAGCCCCAGAAGAGGCCCCTGCTCCTTCTGAAGCGACGGAGACCACGGACGATCCTGATCCTGCCGCGGTAGCGACTCCAGAATCGACCGAAGAAGAATTGAATCCTCCCACAACTGATGCCGAGCAGGCGCCTGCGCCTGCTGCAAATACCACTGAGGAAATTATGGACGAGACCAATGCCACCGATCGGAATTAACTCTCTGGTCGATAGAGGTTGGCTGGCCCTTACGCCTCAACCCGCTTTATTGATAGATGCAGCTTCTCGACAAGGAGAGTCATCTATGTAGATGACACATCCACGTGCAATTGTGGTCGTGTCACAACGCTGCCAAGCAAAGCTGGCGCGTATTCAAGACCATTTTTTGACCCCAGGAACAGTAGCACGTGCCGAAACGCATCTACGCGTTAGCTAAAGAGCTGACAATGGACAGCAAAGATCTCGTCGATCTATGCACCAAAATTGGAATCCTCAATAAGGGTTCCGCCCTCGCGAGTCTCGATGATGACGAAGTGCAACGCATTGAAAAGCACCTCGCTGATAAAGCGGCTGTAGCCTCGAAGCCACAGCCCGCGCCGACGACATCCAAGGCGAAGGACTTAACCCCCACGCGGCCGTCGACCGGACCGCTCACGCGCAGCACAAGCGTCGACACGGGGAAAATCCGAGCCCTCGACGCCAGGCCCAAGCCCTCTTCCCCGCAGCCCGCGGGCAAGCCCGAAGAGCTCGCCTCCAAGGCCGCTGCGACAGAGGCGCCCGCGACTTCCGGCGATACCGCCGAGACAGTCCCTGATGCGGCTCCGTCCACGCCAGAAGAAGCGACGACCACAGCGCCCAGCGCAGCTCAGCCAACCGGCACGGCCAAGGCGACGGCACCAGTCGCCGACACGACTGCCGATGTCCCCTCCGGCTCTGAGACCGAAGCCGATGCAGAGACCGAGGATTCCAATCAGGAGTCAGAGGGCCCCAAGGGCATCTCGCGTGGCAGCTACAACCCCATCTCGCCGGGAGGCGGCGGCCGCATCCGCAGCCTAGACGCGCGGCGGCCAAGTGGAAGCGACAGCAAGCCGGAGCAGGCAGACGAGCGACGCAAGCCGCCTCAGCGCCGCGAACCGGTCATCAACCTTGCGCGACTCCCCAGTGGACGGCAGACTCCTGTTCCGCCACCAAAATCCAACGAGCCCGCGCCTCAACGGCCAGAAATCCGCTTCACCAAGGATGACATCTCGGGCCAAAAGCAGGGCATGAAAGCTCCGCTCCAAGAACTGGAACAACAAAACACCGCTAAAGAAAGCCGCGGCAAGGGCAAGACGGCCGGTACCGCCGCATCCGGAACTGCCGGCTCAGGTGGGTTGACGCAGTTCAAAGCCGACGCCGACCGCGCCAAAGGCAAATTCCGCAAGGGAGACGACGATGATGATAAGGACCTGCGTGGCAAGAAGGCCTCGTCGGGCATCGCCGCCGCACGCTCCGAACGCAAACGTCGCGGACGCGGTTCACTCGACTCCAATGATGACGATCGTCGCAGCTACCGGGGTGGTCGACGCTTGGTCCGCAAGGGAACCAACACCGCCGCACCGCGAAAAGAGAATGTCACCCTTGAACTCCCCTGCTCGGTCCGTAGCTTCTCCGAAGCTGCCGGTGTCCCTGCCGGGCGAGTGATCGGCACCCTCATGCAGATGGGACATGGCGTTACCATTAATGCCAGCTTGGATGCCGAACTGGCCGAACTCCTTGCCGCCGAACTGGGCGTCGAGCTTGAGTTCCGTCAGGCTGCCTCGCTTGAAGAAGATGTAGTGCAAGCGATCGAAGAACACGAAGATACCGCCGAATCCCTCGTGACTCGACCTCCCATCGTTACCTTCCTGGGACACGTCGATCACGGTAAGACGTCCTTGCTGGACTACTTGATCGGAACCAGCGTAGTCAGCGGTGAAGCTGGTGGAATCACCCAGCACATCCGCGCCTACCAGATCGAAAAAGACGGTCGCGTCGTCTCCTTCGTCGATACGCCAGGTCACGAAGCCTTTACCGAGATGCGAGCCCGCGGAGCCAATGTGACTGACATTGCCGTTGTCGTCATCGCAGCCGACGACGGCATCATGCCGCAAACCGCTGAGGCCATCGTTCACGCCAAGGCGGCTGAAGTGCCCATCGTGGTTGCACTCAATAAGATCGACCTGCCAGGCGTCGATCAGAACCGAATCCTCACGCAGATGACCGAGCACGGCCTAACCCCCAGTGAATGGGGCGGCGATGTTGAAGTCGTTCGCACCAGCGCCATCAGCGGCGAGGGCATGGACGAACTGCTCGAAACCCTGCTGACCGTAGCCGAACTCCACGATTTCCGTGCCAACCCCAATCGGCGTGCCGTGGGCGTTTGCTTGGAATCAGAGCAGGCATCGGACAAGGGTGTTATCGCCAAGTTCATCGTCCAAAATGGTACGTTGAACGTCGGCGACATCGTCCTTTGCGGATCGAGCCATGGTCGTATCAAAGCCATGTATGACACGCTCAAACCCAACTTGCAACTCAAATCGGCTGGTCCTACCGTACCTGTGAATATCACAGGCCTCGACATGCCGCCCGGCGCCGGGGAGCGATTCTATGTGCTGGACGATATCGCCCAAGCACGCTCATTGGCCGAAACCCGTGAAGACACTTCGCGTGCTCAATCCCTCTCGGGCACGTCGCCGAAGGTCTCCTTCGAAGCCTTCCAAGACATGCTCCAATCCGGACGCTTAGGGGTCGTTGAGGACAAAGTCGAACTCAACATCATCCTCCGAGCCGATGCTCGCGGTAGCCTCGAAGCGATCGAGAAAGAGCTCAGCAAACTGGAACACCCTGAGGTGCAAATCCGATTGCTGCAGCGAAGCGTGGGAGGCATTTCCGTGGCTGACGTCACTCTCGCCAGCGCCTCGGGAGCCGTTATCGTAGGCTTCAATGTCATCCCGGATGAGAACGCTCGCTCGATGGCAGATGATCGCCACGTCGAAATTCGCCGCTACGACATCATCTACAAATTGGCTGAGGATATCAAAGCCATCATCGAAGGACGCTTGCGTCCTGAAGAGCGGATTGTCGAACTGGGACGAGCCTTGGTCAAAACCGTGTTCAATATCACCCGCGTCGGTGCCGTCGCTGGTTGCTATGTTGCTCAAGGTTCCATCGAACGTGGCTGCCGAATCCGAGTCAACCGCGATGGGCGCACCATTGGTGACTACGCACTCGACTCCGTCAAACGCCACAAAGATGACGTCAAGGAAGTGCCTCGTGGAATGGAATGCGGTATCAAACTGCATGGTTTTAACGACTTGAAACAAGACGATGTGCTCGAAGCCTATCGTATTGAAGAAGTCGCACGGAAACTTGACTAAGTCAATTTCATCCCTCACAAGGCTCGCTACGTATCATGGCTACCCGCCGAATCCTTAAAGCCGCTGAAGCTATTCGCGAAGTCGTCAGTATGGCGATCCTAACGGAACTTCGCGATCCTCGCGTGCAGAACGTGACCGTCACAGGGGTCGAAGTTGCTCCCGATATGCGGACAGCCAAAGTCCTCATCAGCATTATGGCTGATGAGGGCCGGCAAAGCCTCTGCCTACGCGGCTTGCAGAACTCAGCTGGCTTCCTGCAATCGAAGATTGCAAAACGCATTGACACTCGTTACACCCCTCGACTGACTTTCGAGATCGACGATGGCGTCAAGAAGAGCCTTGAAGTTGCACGCATTCTGTACGACCTTGCCAAAGAGCGGGAAGCCCTCGAAGCCGCTCGCGCAGAAGAAACGCCAGCTGGCGAGGAAAACGCCTCTCCAACCGCTGAATCGAATTCGCAGCAGCAGCCTCCCGGCGAGTCCTAAGTCGAGCGACCACCCTACCCCGCCGCCAATCCCTTCCGTGCAACACCCAGTGCCGGAAGGAGAATGCCGGAGGGCGTGGGGTCGATACGCTTCAGAACCTAGAGTTTTGACGCTCTTCCTAACAACAGATAGCCACTAGTAAATAAAATTCACTATGAGCGCAAAGAACCGCGGCGACCGCATCCAACAATTACACAAAGTCGTGACGAAGCATTATACGGCTGTCCCACCCGCGGAAGACCGCTCCGTGCTGGAGCACTTGGTCTACGCCTGCTGCCTCGAAAGTGCGACTTACGAGGCCGCCGATGAGGCGTTCAATCGGCTCCGAGAGTGCTCGTCAAGCGACTGGAATGACGTTCGCGTTACGACCATCACCGAGCTGCGAGAATACCTGCACAATCTCCCCAACCCAGCCGTAGCAGCCCAACACATCAAGAAGAACCTGCAGTCCCTGTTCGAAACCCGCTACAGTTTCGACATTGATGACATGGTCAAAATGAACTTGGGAAAGGCCGTACAAGAGCTCGAAAACCTAGGTGGCGTTTCCAAATTTGTACTGGGCTTCGTAACGCAAAATGCTTTGGGCGGACACGCTATCCCGGTAAACCAAAGCATCATGAACATCCTGCTAGCGACCGAAATCGTTAACGAGGCGGAGGCGGCCAAGGGCCAAGCCCCAGGGCTCGAACGCACCGTCCCTAAGACTAAGGGAGCTGCTTTCGCCTCCTGCTTGCACCAGTTCGCGATCGCCGTAGCTCAGGGCTCCGATCCCAAACTAACCAACGCCGTTCTCAAGGAATGTGGTGCAACAGCTGCCCGGATCGATGCCCTCGACCCCAAAGCGAGCTCCCCACCTCCCTCCAAGCCCGCCAAGAAGAAAGTAGCGCCCAAAAAGGCCGCTGCCAAGGAGGATTCCCCTACCGCGGAAGCCGCCAGCAAACCTGCCGCCAAGCCAAGCAGCAAGAAGACTGCGGCCAAAAAGCCAGCAGCGGCCAAGAAAGCCACCAAAGAGGCGGACAGCTCTGCAACCACCAAGAGTTCGAAACGCAAGCCTCGCTAACGCTTGAGCCACCTCGGACAGCGGGGCTAGCTGGAGGGGACGAGGTTGCAAGTCCCATGGTTTATCACGCTGACACCTGGTCTCGCCCATGGCCCTGGTAACTAAACTGAGACAAAGCGCTAGTACAACTTCTGAACTCTCTTCTGCATTAACGGTAACACGAGATGGCGGGTCATTCGCACTGGGCCGGGATTAAACATAAAAAAGCCCTAGTAGACAGCAAACGCAGTAAACTGTGGTCCAAGCTCTCCAAAGCCATCATCATCGCCGCCAAGCTGGGCGGTGGTGATCCCGATGGCAACGTCCGACTCCGCACCGCTATCCAAGAGGCCAAATCGCTCAGCCTCCCCAAAGAGAATATCGAACGTGCCATCAAAAAGGGTACCGGAGAAATCG
Coding sequences within it:
- a CDS encoding CRTAC1 family protein, which codes for MARRPQLVAPLHHLRKQLPLAILLTSWAVACPLGCSRSRPAAPSAEAAKQAPLQDAPASEPPPSTLPGESAAPLIALTDASESSQLRFQHKYQSGNSRFLAEAVTGALASFDFDGDGLLDIYFLNGGTLPRGTGESYSAALYQNLGDFRFREASIQSHAGDRGYGMGIAVADYNADGLPDMFINNFGSNALYRNNGDGTFTEVSQSAGLAGGDRLGAGACFLDADRDGLLDLYVANYVKDSIANNPQHTTEGLPSYPGPLDFQPDHDQFYHNVGDGRFVEQSQTAGVAGLATASMGVLASDFNDDGAPDIFVGNDVERNLLLQNDGTGKFWDAGIQAGVAFSLGARRNGNMGVDCGDYNGDGRLDLIATTFSNDTPVLYRNQGHGSYADETRLARAGIELLPHANWGVAFVDIDNDSDEDLVIANGHTDPNVGRWAFNTSWKVANTLLLNDGEGRYQDISSSCGDGLQPVESSRGLVAEDFDNDGDLDLVVLNALTTPTAIRNDSDLHSNWLQLQLIGNALGCRDATGARVELQTDTRQLVKEVHSGRGYQSSFGQRLHFGVADTQVIPHITIRWPSGQVQKLKQVAVNQQLVIQQPHNASE
- a CDS encoding beta-ketoacyl-[acyl-carrier-protein] synthase family protein; protein product: MSTGPVTSGNTATSRKRVAITGLGIVSPLGSNLDELWGNLNAGKSGIAPLQNIPTSALPFHSGAEVKDFTGKIEDYGPLDKPLQRAIKKNGKVMCREIEMGVAAAQKAITHSGLGPDRDPDRFGCLFGCDYILTLPEEFADGIRNCRENAGGVFRTDDWPTYGLPKVGPLWLLKYLPNMPNSHISIYNDFRGPNNSLTVREASMNLSIAEATSIIQRGAAEAIVVGATGTRLHPLRTTHITLAEKLASEQEDPTRMSRPFDATCDGMVAGEGAGAVLLESWEHAEARGAKIWGEIIGQGASMVGPSRPPARDFYRLAVAASLRAALRSAGDRLPQHWHLHAHGLSSPEQDQSESLAIGEVLKPHGAIPVTAAKSYFGNLGAGSGAVEFISSLLALEHGTLFPIRNLNTRLPQLDWTPAELGQDAGQGFIHSSFTLQGQAASIAVRAA
- a CDS encoding CRTAC1 family protein, which encodes MNCGLCARRWLFLGGLLLLSGLSKVSAQPVWSGRLDVVPAVESGLDFLHTDGGSGRRYIVESVVGALALFDFDDDGWIDVYLVNGAALPGTELVEPPKNRLYRNNGDWTFTDVTESAGVGDVGYAMGVVASDYDQDGDTDLLVSNYGENVFYINQGDGTFVESTNAVGLACGMRFGAGNAFYDMEGDGDLDLYCASYVDFDFKHHRTRTIAGKVFHVGPNDFPAAKDYVFANNGDGTFSDVTQWAGVGDLRAPGMGVMAADFDRDGDCDVLVANDQRGNYLLANDGTGRLEEQGILWGLAFDRHGKANGNMGLDYADLDGDGELDVLTTTYQDEMPVYYQSLGEGFYSDATNVAQWSTELIAHVSWGIGAVDFDNDGDRDVMIACGHFLDNIEYIDDRTTMKVANYLLANDGRGRFVNVSGSAGSALAVVDSSRGAGFDDLDNDGAVDGVITNFNSHPTLMRNTSGGTHKHLSLELVGTHSNRDALGSFVELEDSLNRKQVQVVCAGRGYESSYGQRLYFGTGDADPRRVVVTWPTGVKESFLPQTPRLTIVEGCGTREP
- a CDS encoding tetratricopeptide repeat protein — encoded protein: MKPKQFWLACATAVLVGVACLAFIRPTSPQAERDGAQRQAPPSGAAPSAASPRPAFTLPERPAGLQANRPLQQQCEDSSKASIASLHNLTFDLAEGTVGHLPNSPAAFSLLGRLHLRSGSSTNARLLWEQAMAVAPKSPEPHIDFGFLELKLGHAEEAEAHFRRAAELDPHSLDALDGLTEALLLQAKYAEARDPLKTLVQRSPEAYAAWCRLGEVQLKLQEATLAKDSFDRALKIRGKGREALHGLIKTTAQLDDRARSEELIEVLSELDATESQNSIDRDEIDHERAAYLLQTTAQSLSELLYQQRQPSASVQILELAYDALPSAPLRGLLTAAYLRQGQTDQAIGLLENECEDRPDESSLWSELALLYMQTRRLDEAEAALRQYIRLTPESGEAYALLAQTQLPAGRSPQAAVESAQRAVELSPIAGHHYILGTALYHAGRLTESKLELTRAVELAPTNQEFRRALSSIE